In the genome of Anaerolineae bacterium, one region contains:
- a CDS encoding aldehyde ferredoxin oxidoreductase family protein: MTVYAGKLLRIDLTAQSHTVQTITEDDVRKWLLGSGLAAKIYYEEMDPSLHPLDPASPLIVMNGLLTGSMVPTACRTSWCGRSPETGIWNESNAGHHWGAELRAAGYDGVIVTGRAAHPMYLWIDGRSGEVHFCDASHLWGKDWFEAGEVLLNETDRRAQIAGIGIAGENLVNIAGVMVGPPHYVRAAARGGMGALMGSKNLKAIVVRGDQRPVYPDPQRLREEVKRQTLFLKESLLPMTMMGTAGGVMVSEEYGDFPIRNWTLGNWPEVKNLAGQTFYPKYLQKRTHCFACPIGCGKEIEIREGPYRVPRGEGVEYETIAGFGGMCYVSNFEAVALANSLCNRYGLDTISTSAVIAFGMELFERGILSLEDTGGIELRFGSADAMLDMIHQIAHRRGLGAILAGGVREAARQIGRGAEQYAIHVKGLEVAYHDPRAFFSMAVNYATGVRGACHLEAATYWNGYGVKHPDLGYSAPVPRHESSEANVKLCYDYQNYAGVFNPLGLCKFMIKGSLGPERLTALVNAALGWDWSTQDVLETGDRLFQLKRLINVRLGVTAKDDRLPARFTGEPRPTGTSAGALPDMNVMLPLYYSLRGWDSEGRPTQERLRQLGIPYVEELP; the protein is encoded by the coding sequence ATGACCGTCTATGCAGGGAAACTGCTGCGGATAGACCTGACTGCACAATCTCATACGGTGCAAACAATTACCGAGGACGACGTCCGGAAGTGGCTGTTGGGTTCCGGGCTTGCGGCCAAAATCTATTATGAGGAGATGGATCCGTCTCTCCACCCCTTGGACCCGGCATCCCCGCTGATCGTGATGAACGGTTTGCTGACGGGGTCCATGGTGCCGACCGCCTGCCGAACCTCATGGTGCGGGCGGTCTCCAGAGACAGGCATCTGGAACGAGTCCAACGCCGGGCATCATTGGGGGGCGGAACTGCGTGCGGCCGGCTATGATGGCGTCATTGTCACGGGCCGCGCAGCGCACCCAATGTACCTATGGATAGATGGAAGATCGGGAGAAGTTCATTTTTGCGACGCCTCCCATTTGTGGGGCAAGGACTGGTTTGAAGCGGGAGAGGTGCTTCTCAACGAGACGGACCGCCGGGCACAAATTGCCGGCATTGGCATCGCGGGCGAGAACCTGGTCAACATCGCCGGCGTCATGGTCGGCCCACCCCACTATGTGCGCGCTGCAGCGCGTGGAGGGATGGGCGCGCTCATGGGCAGCAAGAACCTGAAAGCGATTGTGGTGCGGGGCGACCAACGGCCCGTGTATCCCGACCCTCAGCGACTACGGGAAGAGGTGAAGCGTCAGACCCTGTTTCTTAAGGAATCTCTCCTGCCGATGACCATGATGGGGACTGCCGGCGGTGTCATGGTCAGCGAAGAATACGGCGATTTCCCCATTCGCAATTGGACGCTCGGGAATTGGCCGGAGGTGAAAAACTTGGCCGGCCAGACCTTCTATCCCAAGTATCTCCAAAAGCGCACCCATTGTTTCGCCTGCCCGATCGGGTGCGGAAAGGAGATCGAGATTCGGGAAGGCCCCTATCGCGTGCCGCGCGGTGAAGGGGTAGAATACGAGACGATCGCCGGCTTCGGCGGAATGTGCTACGTAAGCAACTTTGAGGCAGTCGCCTTGGCCAATTCTTTGTGCAACCGCTACGGCCTCGACACCATCTCCACTTCGGCCGTGATCGCTTTCGGCATGGAGCTGTTCGAACGAGGGATACTCTCCCTGGAGGACACGGGAGGCATCGAGCTTCGCTTTGGGAGCGCGGATGCCATGCTGGACATGATTCATCAGATCGCACACCGCCGGGGCCTAGGAGCGATACTTGCCGGCGGGGTGCGAGAGGCGGCTCGCCAGATCGGCAGAGGCGCGGAGCAGTACGCCATCCATGTGAAGGGATTAGAGGTCGCATACCATGACCCCCGCGCGTTTTTCAGCATGGCGGTCAATTATGCCACTGGAGTGCGAGGGGCCTGTCACCTGGAAGCCGCCACATATTGGAACGGCTATGGTGTGAAACACCCTGACCTGGGCTATTCTGCACCAGTACCGCGACACGAGTCGAGCGAAGCGAACGTCAAACTGTGTTATGATTACCAGAACTACGCCGGCGTGTTCAATCCGCTTGGGCTGTGCAAGTTCATGATCAAAGGCTCCCTTGGCCCCGAACGGTTGACCGCCCTGGTCAATGCAGCGCTGGGATGGGATTGGTCCACACAGGATGTCCTGGAGACTGGCGACCGGCTCTTCCAGTTGAAGCGGCTGATCAACGTTCGTCTGGGGGTCACAGCGAAGGATGACCGTCTACCGGCAAGATTCACTGGGGAACCTCGACCGACAGGCACCTCTGCCGGCGCCTTGCCGGATATGAACGTAATGCTCCCGCTGTACTACTCACTGCGCGGCTGGGATAGCGAGGGAAGGCCAACCCAAGAGCGGCTGAGACAATTGGGAATTCCCTACGTTGAGGAACTACCATGA